The following proteins are co-located in the Apium graveolens cultivar Ventura chromosome 5, ASM990537v1, whole genome shotgun sequence genome:
- the LOC141661494 gene encoding L-type lectin-domain containing receptor kinase IX.1-like, with protein sequence MGIALGLVFFFYLLGVCNSLEFHISHFSSNDTNVHYEGDSVASAGAVELSNRATYVSRVGRVTYAENVQIWDSDSRKLSDFTSHFTFTIDTQSRSTYGHGLAFFLAPVGSKIPLDSAGGYLGLFNPSNNNLPGNHIVAVEFDSFPNPEWDPLYEHVGINNNSLFSSVSTPWNASLHSGDTADVWVLYNSTNKTLSVFWSYKENPNFLKNSSLSYQIDLRDVLSEVATVGFSAASGLNAERTILKSWEFSSSLTKKTKEAKNGEIIVSTTVTVVVLLSLTILLFMFRRKHFARKAAKNLTSFDYDFDGVGPRKFSYQSLVVATNNFSDDCKLGEGGFGCVYKGYLTELNIPIAVKKISRGSRQGKKEYLTEVKIISRLRHRNIVQLIGWCHDRGQFLLAYEFMPNRSLDVHLFRNKSSLIWMVRYNITLGFASALLYLHEECEQCVVHRDIKSSNIMLDSNFNLKLGDFGLARLMDNELGLKTTGLAGTIGYLAPEYISTGRASKESDIYSFGVVILEIVTGRRSRDTLKDGEDEWGLLEWVWNLYGSAELLLAVDRRLNKEFDARQVECLMIVGLWCAHPDRHMRPSIRQAMQVLNFEGEMPSLPTKMPVPIYDAPLGMPAISSTKASITCTGINLGR encoded by the coding sequence ATGGGAATAGCTCTCGGTCTTGTCTTTTTCTTTTACCTTCTAGGTGTTTGTAATTCACTTGAATTTCACATATCTCACTTTAGTTCTAACGATACCAACGTACACTATGAAGGAGACTCAGTTGCTTCTGCTGGCGCTGTTGAATTGAGCAACAGGGCTACGTACGTGTCCCGTGTTGGTCGAGTCACATATGCAGAAAACGTGCAGATATGGGATTCCGACTCCAGAAAGCTTTCAGATTTTACTTCACATTTCACCTTTACCATTGACACCCAATCTCGGAGCACTTATGGTCATGGTCTCGCTTTCTTTCTTGCTCCTGTTGGATCTAAGATCCCCCTCGACTCAGCTGGTGGATATCTAGGACTTTTTAACCCCAGCAATAATAATTTACCTGGAAATCATATTGTTGCGGTTGAGTTTGACTCTTTCCCAAATCCTGAGTGGGATCCTCTATATGAGCATGTAGGAATCAACAACAACTCACTTTTTTCATCGGTGAGCACCCCTTGGAACGCTTCATTGCATAGCGGTGATACTGCTGATGTGTGGGTTCTGTATAATTCTACTAACAAAACGCTTTCTGTCTTCTGGTCCTACAAAGAGAACCCCAATTTCCTAAAAAATTCCAGTCTCTCTTATCAAATTGACCTCAGAGACGTCCTATCTGAGGTCGCTACTGTGGGATTTTCCGCCGCTAGTGGTCTGAATGCAGAGCGAACTATCCTTAAATCGTGGGAATTTAGTTCATCTTTAACCAAAAAAACTAAAGAAGCAAAGAATGGCGAAATTATCGTGTCTACAACAGTGACCGTTGTAGTGCTTCTCTCTCTGACCATATTACTCTTTATGTTTAGAAGAAAACATTTTGCAAGAAAAGCAGCCAAGAATTTGACATCCTTCGATTATGACTTTGATGGAGTAGGACCTAGAAAATTTTCCTACCAGTCTCTCGTTGTTGCTACCAACAACTTTTCGGATGACTGCAAGTTAGGCGAGGGGGGATTTGGTTGTGTTTACAAAGGATACCTCACCGAACTTAATATACCAATTGCTGTGAAAAAGATTTCAAGGGGCTCCAGACAAGGTAAAAAAGAGTATTTAACTGAGGTCAAGATTATTAGCAGGTTAAGACATCGAAATATAGTTCAGCTTATAGGTTGGTGCCATGATCGGGGTCAGTTTCTACTTGCTTATGAATTCATGCCAAACCGAAGCCTTGATGTTCACCTTTTTCGCAATAAGAGTTCTCTCATTTGGATGGTCAGATACAATATAACGCTTGGTTTTGCCTCTGCTTTACTTTATCTTCATGAGGAATGTGAGCAATGTGTGGTGCATAGAGACATCAAATCCAGCAATATAATGCTGGACTCAAATTTCAACCTCAAGCTTGGAGATTTTGGCTTAGCTAGACTTATGGATAACGAGCTAGGGCTTAAGACAACCGGATTGGCTGGAACTATTGGTTATTTGGCACCAGAATATATTAGCACAGGTAGAGCTAGTAAAGAATCGGATATTTATAGTTTTGGTGTGGTTATTTTAGAAATTGTAACCGGAAGAAGGTCAAGGGATACACTGAAGGATGGAGAAGATGAATGGGGATTGTTGGAGTGGGTTTGGAATCTATATGGAAGTGCAGAGCTTCTTTTAGCTGTGGACAGGAGATTAAACAAGGAGTTTGACGCGAGACAAGTGGAGTGTTTAATGATTGTAGGATTATGGTGTGCTCACCCTGACCGACATATGAGACCATCGATTAGGCAGGCAATGCAAGTACTTAACTTTGAGGGGGAGATGCCAAGTCTTCCTACAAAGATGCCTGTTCCCATTTATGATGCACCCTTAGGCATGCCGGCGATTAGCTCTACTAAAGCTTCTATTACTTGCACAGGCATAAATCTCGGGCGTTAA
- the LOC141659800 gene encoding L-type lectin-domain containing receptor kinase IX.1-like yields the protein MEITFGLILLLCLLGANSSTDFQIHRFSRDENNILFEGDAEPSDGTVEMINRYTYVSRVGRVTYAGKVQIWDSDTGNLSDFTCHYTFTIDTQSRSSHSYGHGLAFFLAPVGSQIPLNSAGGFLGLFNTTNNQSGDHIVAVEFDSYSNPDWEPEYEHVGINNNSISSSVITPWNASLHSGETADVWVLYNSTNKTLSVFWSYKENPNFLENSSLSYQIDLRDVLPEVATVGFSASTGLNVERAILKSWEFSSSLNKKNKEVTNGKVIVSTTGTVAVLLSLIILLFMFRRKHIARKTAKNLTSFTYDFGGVGPRKFSHQSLVVATNNFSDDRKLGEGGFGCVYKGYLTELDIPIAVKKISRGSRQGKKEYLTEVKIISRLRHRNIVQLIGWCHDEGQFLLAYEFMPNRSLDVHLFGSKSLLVWGVRYKITLGFASALLYLHEDSEQCVVHRDIKSSNIMLDSNFNLKLGDFGLARLMDNELGLKTTGLAGTIGYLAPEYISTGRASKESDIYSFGVVILEIVTGRRSRDTLKDGEDEWGLLEWVWNLYGSAELLLAVDRRLNKEFDARQVECLMIVGLWCAHPDRHMRPSIRQAMQVLNFEGEMPSLPTKMPVPIYDAPLGMPAISSTKASITYTSINLGR from the coding sequence ATGGAAATAACTTTCGGTCTCATCCTTCTCCTGTGCCTTCTAGGAGCTAATAGTTCGACTGATTTCCAAATTCATCGGTTCAGTCGTGACGAAAACAACATTTTATTTGAAGGAGATGCTGAACCTTCTGATGGAACAGTTGAAATGATCAACAGGTATACATACGTGTCTCGTGTTGGTCGAGTCACATATGCAGGGAAAGTGCAGATATGGGATTCTGACACCGGAAATCTTTCAGATTTCACTTGTCACTACACCTTTACCATTGACACCCAGTCTCGTTCCAGTCACAGTTATGGTCATGGTCTTGCATTCTTTCTTGCTCCTGTTGGGTCTCAGATCCCGCTCAACTCAGCTGGGGGATTTCTAGGACTATTTAACACGACAAACAATCAATCTGGAGATCATATTGTTGCGGTTGAGTTTGACTCTTACTCAAATCCTGACTGGGAGCCTGAATATGAGCACGTAGGAATCAACAACAATTCAATTTCTTCATCCGTGATCACCCCTTGGAACGCTTCATTGCATAGCGGTGAAACTGCTGACGTGTGGGTTCTGTATAATTCTACTAACAAAACGTTGTCTGTCTTCTGGTCCTACAAAGAGAACCCCAATTTCCTAGAAAATTCCAGTCTCTCTTATCAAATTGACCTCAGAGACGTCCTTCCTGAGGTTGCCACTGTGGGATTTTCAGCCTCTACTGGTCTGAATGTAGAGCGAGCTATCCTTAAATCATGGGAGTTCAGTTCATCtttaaacaaaaaaaataaagaagTAACGAATGGCAAAGTTATCGTGTCTACAACAGGGACCGTTGCGGTGCTTCTCTCTCTGATCATATTACTCTTTATGTTTAGAAGAAAACATATTGCAAGAAAAACAGCCAAGAATTTGACATCCTTCACTTATGACTTTGGGGGAGTAGGACCTAGAAAATTTTCCCACCAGTCTCTCGTTGTTGCTACCAACAACTTTTCTGATGATCGCAAGTTAGGCGAGGGGGGCTTCGGTTGTGTTTACAAGGGATACCTCACAGAACTAGATATACCAATTGCTGTGAAAAAGATTTCAAGGGGCTCCAGACAAGGAAAGAAAGAGTACTTAACTGAGGTCAAGATTATTAGCAGGTTAAGACATAGAAATATAGTTCAGCTCATAGGTTGGTGCCACGATGAGGGTCAATTTCTACTTGCTTACGAATTTATGCCAAATCGAAGCCTTGATGTTCACCTTTTTGGCAGTAAGAGTTTACTTGTTTGGGGGGTTAGATACAAGATAACACTTGGTTTTGCATCTGCTTTGCTTTATCTTCACGAGGACTCTGAGCAATGTGTGGTGCATAGAGACATCAAATCCAGCAATATAATGCTGGACTCAAATTTCAACCTCAAGCTTGGAGATTTCGGCTTAGCTAGACTTATGGACAACGAGCTAGGGCTTAAGACAACCGGTTTGGCTGGAACCATTGGTTACTTGGCACCAGAATATATTAGCACAGGTAGAGCTAGTAAAGAATCGGATATCTATAGCTTTGGCGTGGTTATTTTAGAAATTGTTACCGGAAGAAGGTCAAGGGATACACTGAAGGATGGAGAAGATGAATGGGGATTGTTGGAGTGGGTTTGGAATCTATACGGAAGTGCAGAGCTTCTTTTAGCTGTGGACAGGAGATTAAACAAGGAGTTTGACGCGAGACAAGTGGAGTGTTTAATGATTGTAGGATTATGGTGTGCTCACCCTGACCGACATATGAGACCATCGATTAGGCAGGCAATGCAAGTACTTAACTTTGAGGGGGAGATGCCAAGTCTTCCTACAAAGATGCCTGTTCCCATTTATGATGCACCCTTAGGCATGCCGGCGATAAGCTCTACAAAAGCTTCTATTACTTACACAAGCATAAATCTGGGACGTTAA